Genomic DNA from Deltaproteobacteria bacterium:
CGCGCAAAACCGAGAGGATCATTAAGCTGTGAACCTTCTGTTAATAATGCCTGATCATAAATGAGTTCCACATATTCCTTGAACTGTTCGGAAAGTGCATCCTTTTCGTAAATAGCATTGAGCGTCTCAATGAGGGGATGGGCCGGGTTAAGCTCAAGTACCTTCTTCTGCCTGGGCACTTCCTGCCCCATGGCCTTCATCATTTGCTCCATCTGGGCATTCATGCCGGCTTCATCCGACGTAAGACAACAGGCACTCTCCGTTAACTTTGTTGAAAACTTCACTTCCTTAATGTCATCAGTCAGCTTGGCTTCAATCGCCTTGAGAAGGTCTTTGTATTGCTCGCTCTTTTCTTTGACTTCCTTCTCTTTCTCCTTTTCACTTTCGAGACTTACTTCTCCCCGATGAACAGCTTTGAGAGGTTTTTTATCATATTCGTTAAGCTGAGGCGTTACCCACTCATCCACGTAGTCAGTCATGAGGATGACTTCAAGATCTTTGGACCTGAAGAGTTCCAACTGTGGCGTTCCAAGGGCCTGAGTCCTGTTTTCAGCGGTTATATAATAAATCTCTTTCTGGTCATCCTTCATACCATCAACATACTCCCTGAGGGATTTCAGTTCACCGGCCTGCGTCTTTGTTGTTTCAAAAAGGAGAAGGTCTGCAATCTTGTCCTTATTGTCATGATCGTAATGAAGCCCCTCTTTAAGTACCTGCCCAAACTCCTTGTAGAAGGCGTTGTACTTTTCTCTGTCCTTCTCTTTCATATCTTTAAGGGTAGAGAGAATTTTGTTGATGAGACCCTTTTTGATCTTCTCCATCTGCGGGTTTTCCTGGAGAATTTCCCTGGATACGTTGAGGGGAAGATCACTTGAATCAACGACACCTTTTATAAACCTCAAATAAACGGGAAGAAGCTTCTCACAGTTATTCATAATAAAAACGCGGTTTATGTAGAGATTGAGTCCCTTAACGGCGTCACGGCTGTAAAGATCCTGAGGCGCCCTTGAAGGGAAGTACATAAGGGCCTTGTATTCAAGAACACCTTCGGCACTGTAATGTATCTTGTCGATCGGTTCTGAAAAGTCGTGGGATAGCTGCTTGTAAAAATTATTATAATCGTCATCAGAGATATCAGACTTCGATTTCAACCAGATGGCTTCAGTGGAATTCAATCTTTCTTCTTCAATTTTCTTGTCAGGCTTGGCATTGTAATCAGGTTTCCCATCTTTATCATTGGGATATTCAAATTTCTCTACATCCATGCAAACAGGGAATTCGACAAATTCAGAATACTTTTTTACAAGTCCCCGTAATTCATGTTCTTCCAGAAACTCGTGGCAATCGTCCTTGAGGTGCAGGATGATATCCGTACCCCTCGTAAGTTTAGGAAAGTCCTTAAGATCAAAGTCTGCTTCACCTGTCGAACTCCACTCACACCCTTTTCCACCGGCAGTTCTTGTTTGAATGGTTACCTTATCGGCCACCATAAAAGAAGAGTAAAAACCGACACCAAACTGACCAATGAGATCAGGGTTGTCTTGTTCCTTACTCTCCTTCAATTTCTTAAGAAATTCCTGCGTTCCCGACTTGGCAATTGTTCCGACATGATCTTTCAGGTCATCCTTGCTCATCCCGCAGCCATTATCGGAAAAGGTCAAGGTCTTCTTTTCTTTATCGACAAAAAGTTTAATCTTCCAGTCACTGTTATCTTCAAGTACATCAGCGTTAGTGAGAGACTCAAAACGAATCTTGTCAATTGCATCTGAAGCATTGGAGATAAGTTCTCTCAGAAAAACATCCTTGTGAGAATAGAGTGAGTGCGTCACCAGATCGAGAAGTTGCTTAACATCTGTTTTGAATTTATAAGTATTTTTTGCGGCCATAATTTTACTCCCTTTAATTTGATAAAATAAAAATGCTGAAAGAAAGACGATGACAAATTCATCGAATTTTTCCAGCAATTAATTTGACTTGAAATTTAAGTTAATCACGAAAGGGGGTCTTGTCAACCCCTTGAAGTAGATTGCTAAAGGCACAATTCATTATTTACCGTCATTTCGAGCACGCCCGAGCGAAGTGACAAGTACCCTTGGGGTAAAGGGAGAAACCTTTCTTACGATTAACCGGCAATGATTCAGAGAGATCATCATTCCCACAAAGTCGGGAATCGAGCCTTCGAAAAAATGGCTTCAAGGTCAAAATCATCTTTCTATTTACAGGACTGTTTTAAAAAAATTAAGATTTCTCACATTCCTTCGAAATGACAAAATATGAGGTTACACTTAATTATGTTCCTTTGTTTTTAGAAATGTCACTTCAGGCCATTCCTCCATGGCATTTGACAATCGCCAAGCGCTTTGGGCCAAAAAGGTAAGGTTCCCTTCCGCATCGTGAGCAAGGTTAATTTCCTGATCTTTCCTGAATTGATCGAGTTTTTTCTTGTCGTCACTGACAACCCAACGTGCAGCAGCAAAGCTGGCTCCTTCATAGGTGGCATCAACGCCGTATTCATCTTTCAGCCTTGCCATAGTAACGTCAAACTGTAGAACACCGACAGCGCCCATAATGTAATCACTGCCCATTAAAGGCCTGAAAACCTGAACAGCGCCTTCTTCGGCAAGCTGAATTAAGCCTTTTTGCAACTGCTTTACCTTGAGTGGATTTTTGAGGTAGACCTTCCTGAAATGTTCAGGCGCAAAGTTGGGAATACCGGTAAATTTAAGTTCTTCCTTTGTCGTGAAAGTATCACCAATCTTGATTGTACCGTGATTATGAATACCGATAATATCACCGGGATAGGCCTCTTCCACAGTAGAGCGGTCCTGGGCCATAAAAATTGTGGCATTAGAAAGGCTGATATCCTTCCCTATTCGGTGGTGGCGCACCTTCATACCGCGGGTAAACTTTCCGCTGCAAATTCTGAAAAAGGCTATGCGGTCACGGTGTGCGGGATCCATATTGGCCTGAATTTTAAAGACAAATCCCGAGAAAGCACCCTCTTCGGGAGAAATATCTCTTGTCGTCGTATGCCTTGGACCGGGAGATGGCGAAAGTTCGACAAAGGCCTCAAGCAGTTCCCTTACACCGAAATTGTTGATCGCGCTTCCGAAAAAGACAGGTGTCTGGTTTCCCTTGAGATAATGCTCCAGGTCAAAAGGATTGGAAGCGCCTTCCAAAAGTTCAACCTCATCTCTCAGTTCCTGTGCCTGGTCTCCCAGAAGTTCATCCAGCTCGGGATCGGACAGATCATTGATTACGATACCGTCCTTATCTCTCGTTTCCTGTCCCGCTGTAAAAAGATGAAGCTGTTTTTGGAAAAGGTTGTATACCCCCTTAAAACGTTTACCCATACCGATGGGCCAACTCAAAGGGGCACACTCAACCTGCAGGGTATCTTCGATATCGGCAAGAATATCGAGAGGGTCCATCCCTTCACGGTCAAGCTTATTGATGAAAGTAATAATTGGCGTATTTCGCATACGGCAGACTTCCATCAGCTTTTTTGTCTGCGTCTCTACCCCTTTGGCAGAGTCGATTACCATAAGAGCGCTATCAACGGCCGTCAGTACGCGGTAGGTATCTTCCGAAAAATCCTGGTGACCCGGCGTATCGAGAAGGTTGATTTCATACCCTTCAAAGTTGAACTTCATAACGGAAGTCGTCACCGATATGCCACGCTCCTGCTCCATGGCCATCCAGTCACTCGTTGCATGGCGGGACGACTTACGGGCCTTGACAGCGCCTGCCATCTGGATCGCTCCCCCAAAGAGGAGCAGCTTTTCCGTAAGCGTCGTCTTCCCCGCATCGGGATGGCTGATAATACCGAAGGTCCTTCTTTTTAATATCTCTTTCTCGCAGCCGGCCATAACTTTTCCTGAATTAACGTTAAACACAAAAAAAACGCCCCAAAAGGGGCATTTATGTTGCTATTATAACGCAATATGCCTTAAATGGTCAATGGCGGAAAATCCTTGTTTTTTTTCACCACAAAGGCACAAAGTTTTTTTATTTAGATAATCACCCATCCCGCCACAATCAGAGGGGAATGCACCAGTCCGGGATTCAAATGCTAACGTGCACTCCCATAGCAAAATTTCAATAAAGGGATCAGTGTTATCCTGTTAGAAATATACTGAATAAACTTTGTGTTCTTTGTGCCTTTGTGGTAAATCCTGTGAAAATCAAAGTTAAAAATGTAACCTTGCAAAGCTATTGACAGGGGATATAATTATCAAATAATATAATTTTAAGCGGGCGTAATTCAGTGGTAGAATGTCAGCTTCCCAAGCTGAACGTCGTCGGTTCGATCCCGATCGCCCGCTCCAGAAATATAAGACTGCCCAAAGTGCGGGTATTTTTTAAGGATAAATATGATAAAAAAAGTTAAATGCCCAAAGTGCGGCAAAGAAGCAAACTTTAATGATAATCCTTTCAGGCCCTTTTGCAGTGAGCGCTGCAAAATAGCGGACCTTGGGGCCTGGGCTGAAGAAGCCTACTTTATTCCCGGCGAGGATGTTGACCTTGAAGGGGAATGTGGAGATTGGTCAGATGAAGAGAGGAGTAAACGAACCTACCATTGAATAAGCGCCAGTATTGTGTCTCGTTAAAGCCCATGCAAATTTGTCATTTCTCACATATGCTCGAAATGACAATAAAAAAAGGGAGGGATCAGATACTCTCTTCTACTATTTCGGCATCCTGATTGATCCACGCTTCCAGCAGGTCAGCCTGTACAGGCGATAAATTGATGAATTTAAGACCCATGCCCGGTTCATACTTTTCCGATTGAGGAAAGTCCCTTTTCCAGATTACTTCCACCGTACAGGAGAAAAGATCACTCTCACCGGGAAGACAGAATTCCACATTAAAGCGCTCTCCTATATTTTTCGGATTAATCGTCTGGATGAAGAGCCCCGCCTTGCTAATGTTTTTTGCATAACCAAAAAAGACATTGCCTTCATGGTCGACCCTTACCCTGGTCACAATAATGGGAACTCTAAGGCTTCTTCTCTTATGTTCTTGCAGTGGTTCGTCCGGCATCTACCCTCTCACTCTCTCAAATACTAAAAAGAAATATTGTTTTAAGAGCATGAACTGTCAATAACAATTGTAGAGTGACTGGAAGACCAATGTCAATCATTTTTACTTTAAAAAGAACATCTGAGAATAAAAAAGCCGCCTTTAGGGGCGGCCTTTTAACAGAGAGTAAGCTCCCTGGTGATTAGTAGCTGAAAGAACCGGAGAGAAAGATCGTCATCGTATTCATGGTTGCATCATAAATGTCTGTACCGGATACAGGCTGAGAATCACCCTCTCCATAGGCATAATTAATACCCAGTGTCATAGCTGAAGCACGGGTAAATCTTGATATACTGGCTGTAACACCATACAAGTCAATATGATCAAGCTTACCGGTATCTCCGGATTCTATTTCAGGAGTATTTGCTCTGTTCGTATAAAAACCACCTCTCAGTGCATATTTTTCTGAAAGATAATACTCTGTTCCCAGAGCAAAATTGACAACTGACTCCCTGTTTTCAGAGGAAACCTTACTATAATAATCAACATCACAGGAAACAAGAAGTGCCTCGGAAACAAACCACGCGCCCCCCAGGGAAAGGGACAAGGGGAGCTTCCGTTTATCATCAAAGGTATAGGCATTAGGCACACTTGTTATAGTACCCGATTTATCCGTATGAAAAGTTTCCTGGTATCTTCCTTCACTATCAATAATAGTGTTCTTGGAAACCGTCAGCCCAAAAGAAAACTTTTCAGGTGACCACATTATACCCAGCTTGGGCTCAATCCCGTACTCTGTCTGCCTGGCATACACATTTGACCATTCATACTGATGAGCCGCTGTTTGATAGTACTGATTGGCAATAAATTTTATCTGCCTATAATGAACGTAAAGTGTTGCACCGACAGACAAGGAATCGTTAATTTTTTGAGCGTAAGAGGGCCCGAACTTATAAGTTTTGTCAATATTACTGATATTAATAGTTAAGGAAGAAAGATTACTGAAATTATGGTATACCTGATTCTGATCCTCTTCAATATTATCAGGAACTGCGTATGAAAAGGCTATTTTCCCCTTTCCCCAGGGTTGTATCATCCCAAAAAAGTTGGGAGCCAAAGATGCAGAACTCCTTGTCCAATCACCACCTCCAAGAACACCTTCATACCGCGTCCAGGCAGTATGAAATGCATTAACACTAACAGAAAGACTTTGACCCACCGCATAGGCCATGCCGGCAGGATTATAAAATGCGCCTTCCGGCGTATCTGAAACAGCATTATAGGCCCCTCCCATACCCGCCGGTCGCTCACCTATCAACATGTTTTTGTAGTGATTAATATCGGCTGCTGCCGTTAATGGAAAAAAAATAGAAAAAAGAAAAATAAAGGATAGTAAAAAATTTATTATTACGCCTCTTTTCACAATGAGCCTCCAAAAACCATTAGAGTTTAATATATTTTCCATACCTCTTCTTAACGTCGGCATAATTTAACGCATCCAGTCCTTCCTCTGCAATAAGTTTTTCTATTGCCCCTACCCTGTCGACTATGGAAGGATGGGTGGCACTAAGCACTTCTTTCTCTTTTTTAGCTTTTTTACTTTCAACCTTCTCAAGCAATTTTTTATAAGCAACGGGATTATAACCGGCATTGCTTATCAGCATAACCGAGAGGGTATCGGAAGCCAGTTCATCTTCACGTTTCAGTCCTTTATCAAAGAGCAGTTCGGAAGCCTTGTCGACAAGCTGGGTGAATGCCGCCCTTACCGTCTCTGATGTGCCCCCGCCGAGAATGGCGGCAAAACCTGCTCCGACAGAGGTATCTCTTCCTTTAATATCAAGCTCCTTTACAATATGCCTTTCCGTCACATGGGCAATTTCATGGGCCAGTACCCCGGCCAGCTGGGCCTCATTCTCAATCATTTTTAGCGTCCCTTTGGTAATAAAAATATAACCGCCCGGCGCTGCAAAAGCATTGATCATGTCCGTATTGATGATTGCAAACCTGAAGTCTATTTCAGGCCTTGAAGAATAGGAAGCAAGCCCTTTCCCGATAAGGTTGATATAGCGGGTGGCTTTTTTGTCATCATAGAGCCGGTATTTTCCAAGGATTCGGGCGGAAAGTTCCTGGCCAAACTGGATTTCCGCCTCCACATCATTCTTTGAAATCTCCATTACCTTTTGAGACTGGCGCTTTCTCACTTCCCTGACACTGTCATCGGAAGCCGTCGGGGGAGCAGAAGCGCATGAGGCCATAAGAATTGCCGCTGAAAAAAGCAGCCAAAGCGATAATGTATTCTTCATCTCGACACTCCTTCTTCAATAAACGCCAGGGCTTCCATCTCATCGATGTTAATTTTCTCCATCTGTTCCAATGCTGAAAAATCAACAACGTACCCCTTTCTGCCGGCCCTGGCTCTATCATAATCGGTAAGGCCACGTGCAGCAGCAACGCTGGTGAAAGCCGAGGCCCTTTTTCTTGCTGTCTTCTCAAGATTTTTACCTCTTGCCAACAGGGAAACTCTCTTCATGGGCGGTCTTTTTGAAACAAGATACTTTGAAATCCAGCCTTTCTTTCCATTCACCTCAACCATTACCCACTTCCCTTTTCTCTTAATTTCGCTAACTTTGCTTCCCCGTGAAAGGGTTTTAATGGTTTTTGATCGCATCGATGGTTTGGACAAAACTTTGGCTTTTACACTTTTAACATACAGGTCTGCAGCAAAGGAAGGAACAGCAAGAAACATGAAAATGAACAACAATATGGAAATCTTCTTCATAAGACTACCCCCTTATATTTTAGGTTTTACTGAAATTCTATCAAAATGGTTATTTAATTTCACCTTTTCATTTCGGGCCTCAATCATGATTTGCCTCAGGAGAAAAAAAGTGATCATTTGGTTGTCATGGTGAAGACGCCGTCCCAGTTTTCTTCCGGCGGCTCTTCAATGCAGGCATGGCACCTTTCAATAAATATTTCCGATACCCTGTCTTCCTTCAAAAAGGTTTTCAGCTTTGAAAACATCTTGAGGGCCTCTTCAAAATTCCTGTTCAAGTAATGATTGAACGCAACTTCCGAATAGCTGCATATCTTTCTCTTCAATTTAAGGTCTTCTTCAGAGTCATCATTCAAGCCGAGAACAGAATAAATACGGATAGGCTCCACCTTGCCTTTGACCCTCACATTATCGACAACGCGACAGGGAAAACCTTCTTCAAGCTCACCAAAGGTCGATTCTGTAATAAGCACTTCACAACCATAGGATTTTGTAAGCCCTTCAAGACGCGACGTTAAATTAACGTGGTCACCAATAACGGTATAGTCGAGCTTCTTTTCCGAACCGATATTGCCGAGAATAACGTCACCCGTATGAACACCGATACCAACCTTAAGCCGGGGATAACCTTTAGCGGCAAAGTCCTCGTTCACGGCTTCCAGTCCCCGCGTCATCTCAATAGAAGTTCTAACGGCCAGCGTGGCGTGGTTCGATACCTTGATCGGCGCGCCCCAAAAAGCCATGATAGCATCACCGATAAACTTGTCCAGCGTCCCCTGGTTAAGGAATATAATATCCACCATTCCCGAAAGATAGCGGTTAAGTATTTCAACAACTCTTTCTGCAGGAAGGGTTTCAGACATGGTCGTAAAACCTCTTACATCGGAGAAAAGGATACTCAGGTGCTCCTTGCTGCCGACTTCCGCCTTTATAAATTCACTGTTACTGCCCTCAAGTTCCGTTAAGACAGCAGGAGACACATACTGGCCCAGCATCTTTCTTACCTTTCGCTTGTCCCTCCCCTCAGAGAAATAGAGATAGGTAAAAGATCCGAGCCATACGGCAACAACAGAAACAAGGGGAGGAACCATATCGATGACAACATTATTTTCAAAAACCGAAAAAGCAACGGTAACATAAATGACAGCAGCGGCAACAGGGACCAACACCTGGAATATGAGATGCCTGAAGGCAAGGATAAGAAAACCCAGGAGGATGGTGCCAATGTATATAATTAACCTTGTCTGCCCTTTTGGAATGACATGAAGAAAGTCCTCATTAAGAACGTTACTGATCAAGGAAGCATGGAGCATAACCCCCGGCACCCGCATCCCCATGGCGGTTGCTTTCAAATCTTCCACACCAACGGCGCTGGCGCCGATTATGACAATTTTGTTTTCAAAATCTTCAGGGTAAAACATCAGGTTGTCAACTTCACCTTGAAGAAGCTTTGAAGCTGAAGACAGGACGCCACTAATGGAATAGGACTTGAAATTCTTATACATGTTAATAAGGTACTGCCCATCTTCTAAAAGCGGCACTTCCAGATTTCCAAGTAAAATATGACTTTCTTTCCTAATAACTTTTTCAGGTTGAAGGACATCGAGGATAACAGCCATGGACATAACAGGAAATAAATTACCTTGATAATGCCTGAATAATCTCGTCCTTCTATAAACATTATCTCCATCAGGCGTAAATTCTACAACACCTACCCCCTTAGACACTTCATAAAGTTCTCTAATTGGAAGATAAAATTTGTTATATGGCGTTGTCTCAAAAGCAGCCTTATCTATATTTTGGAGAGAAAAGGCCTTTACAAATTTTTCCGGCAGTGGATTATTAAGAAGCGTCTTATTGATTTCATCTTCTTCATCAATCATGATTTGAGCAGCATGGAATACGTTACCAGACTCTGCAGTAGCTTCTATCAAAGAATAATCATCATCACCGACTTCACCTTCATCGGTCAAAGGATCCCGGTATTCTGTGAAAAGAACATCAAAAACAACACTCCTGGCGCCACCATCAAGAAAAAAAGCCAGCAATTCACTGTACACCTGGCGTGGCCAGGGCCAACTGCCTACAAGAGGATTTAAATTCACAAGAGACTGCTCATCTATCATAACCAGCACAATATCATCATGGGCTTTTTTATCAGCCCTGACAATCTCTGTTCTAAGATCAAAACTCTTCCTCTCAAGCCCTTCCAGATAGCCGTACATATAAAGGCCATCGACAATGAGCGCTATAAAAAGGCTGATGCCTATCCCCCAGAGCGCTTTTTTTATATTAATATTGAATATTTTCATGAAATCAGCTTTTTTGACCGGTTTTTATGTGAATATAACCTTAATATCACAGCCGACAGAAGAATAAAAGTAAAAAAGAAGGGTATTGCAGGCATATTGAGTAAAAGCCATGCAAGGCCGATTAAGGGCATGAGCAAAATTCTGACAAGGGATTTTGACCACTCCCTTTCAGAAATAAAATCGGCCATGCCGGGACTCATGCGGTAGTAAAAATCGACAAAGCTGCGGCCCGGACCATTGGTCATGAGGTACTTGTCCCTGAAATCTCTCAGCACCATAACATGCGGTTCATCGTAATATCCGTAGGCTGCCGTTGCAATAAAGCACCCGCCGCCGCTGCCACCGCCGCCGCCCCATCCTATATTAGCTATTGTCACGACTTCATCATTATCAAGAAACTCCATTAAAGGAAGGGCCTGAGCAGAACAGTTTTCACAGGCATGGAAGGCATAGGGAATGCCGTCGGGATAGTCTGCATAGAAAGTTATTGCATATTCAGCGGGAGTGAGCCCTGTTTCTGACAGAACATTAGCCACAAGATATAGAGCAGAATAATTGTGATAACCGCTAATCATTGCAAAACCATTTTGCGCACCCGAATCGAGAGGAATTTCAATTGATGAATAGCCTGCAAGAGTGGGTATAACAATGGTGGCTCCCCAGACAATATTTCTCCCCCGGTAATATTCATCGCCATCAAAGGTAATAGTCAAATTCGGACCTGATGCCGGCACAAAACGGATATAGTTTGTTCCCAGGTAGTCGGGGCTTTTCCCGGTCAAGCTCAGGCTGCTCTGAACACCTGATGTATAGCTTGAATATGTTCTTCGTATTTCCATACTGCCGTAATTCGAGCCTTCGCTATAATTCATGAATAAATTTTTTGCGGCAAAGTCTTTAAAGGCGTCGGATAGTGTGGATGAGTGGGATATAAAAAAAGAATTTGTTGCAACGACGGAACTCGAACCCTGCACTGCCACACTATTGTCCCAGATAGACTTTATGGCCTGTGCCCCGCCCCACTTTTCCGAGAGATACTTGCCCCAGATAACATTTTCATACTCGTGACTGCCGTTGACAAACAGCAGGGATACATTGGGGTTAAGGGTCCACTCACTGCCCGGTCCGATATAATTATGGTAGTCATTTACTCCATCATATACATGGTCTTCCATCCAGGTAGAAGACGTTTCCATCCACCAGCCGTCTTCCCAATAATCAATGGTCAGATGTATGGTATGAAAGAACTCGTGAGCCGCCGTCACTTTCATGGCACCCGGGACCTTACCATCAAGATCATCATTTAGAGGTGCCCAGGTGTAATTGTTGTTAACAACTATATAGGGAACGCCGGGATAATCATCCCAAACATGGGTAAACCCATACCAACCAGAGGCAAGTGTATTATTATACAATATATTAGAATTACTCCCTGTATTAGCAATATAAACATCAACAAGCTTGGTATCAGCTCCCTTTGGAATGGCATAACCCTGAGACGAAATTATTTCAAACCAGGATTTTTCGAAATATTCAGCCCATCGTGCCACATCAGCAGCATCAACAGGCACGGCATTACCCCACTCAATATTGAAGTTTGCCGTTGTTGTCCAGTTATCAAGTAAATGTGTTTCAAGTACAGTTTTCTGAGAAACATTACTACTTATAGCGTTTGTCTTATAGAGAGTCTTCCCCGATAATCTCCCCTTTTTCTTGAAGAGATAGGGTCTCAACGTCTCCTGCGTCTGAGGAGAGAGGGTTTCAAAATCTTTTTTCAACTGCCTGATAATGATAGTCCCGTTCTTGACGGGAACAACAGGACCTGTTCTTTTAAACCTTTCGGGTAACCTGCCCTGGTCAAAAATAGAGAAAGTCTTATAGAGCGCAGCTTCATCCCTGGAAAGCTCCCCCTTTTTCAGGGCGGCATTTACCTTTGCAAGTGCGCTTTCAGGAAGAGACTTGGCAGCATGACCAAAGGAGGGGCGTAAAAAACCCGCAATGACAAGCAACAAGAGTATGAATATTCTGAAATTCACTTACCCCCCTTTTTTCTGAAAAGATAAGGCCTGATCTTTTCCCTCGTATCCTCATCAAGACTGTCAAAATCTCTCTTTAACTGCCTGATCACCAGGGTAGCATCCTTTTGAGGAACAGGGCTTTTGTATTTTTCAGGAAGCTTTTCCCTGTCAAAGATGGCGTAGGTTTTGTATAAAGCCGCTTCATTGCGGTTTATTTCCCGCTTTGACAAACTCCGGCTAATCAACTGGATTGTATTAAGTGAAGCTGTCTGCGCTTTCGTCTCCTCTTTAATATCATTGTT
This window encodes:
- the htpG gene encoding molecular chaperone HtpG, which codes for MAAKNTYKFKTDVKQLLDLVTHSLYSHKDVFLRELISNASDAIDKIRFESLTNADVLEDNSDWKIKLFVDKEKKTLTFSDNGCGMSKDDLKDHVGTIAKSGTQEFLKKLKESKEQDNPDLIGQFGVGFYSSFMVADKVTIQTRTAGGKGCEWSSTGEADFDLKDFPKLTRGTDIILHLKDDCHEFLEEHELRGLVKKYSEFVEFPVCMDVEKFEYPNDKDGKPDYNAKPDKKIEEERLNSTEAIWLKSKSDISDDDYNNFYKQLSHDFSEPIDKIHYSAEGVLEYKALMYFPSRAPQDLYSRDAVKGLNLYINRVFIMNNCEKLLPVYLRFIKGVVDSSDLPLNVSREILQENPQMEKIKKGLINKILSTLKDMKEKDREKYNAFYKEFGQVLKEGLHYDHDNKDKIADLLLFETTKTQAGELKSLREYVDGMKDDQKEIYYITAENRTQALGTPQLELFRSKDLEVILMTDYVDEWVTPQLNEYDKKPLKAVHRGEVSLESEKEKEKEVKEKSEQYKDLLKAIEAKLTDDIKEVKFSTKLTESACCLTSDEAGMNAQMEQMMKAMGQEVPRQKKVLELNPAHPLIETLNAIYEKDALSEQFKEYVELIYDQALLTEGSQLNDPLGFARKISELMVKAGKE
- a CDS encoding peptide chain release factor 3; this translates as MAGCEKEILKRRTFGIISHPDAGKTTLTEKLLLFGGAIQMAGAVKARKSSRHATSDWMAMEQERGISVTTSVMKFNFEGYEINLLDTPGHQDFSEDTYRVLTAVDSALMVIDSAKGVETQTKKLMEVCRMRNTPIITFINKLDREGMDPLDILADIEDTLQVECAPLSWPIGMGKRFKGVYNLFQKQLHLFTAGQETRDKDGIVINDLSDPELDELLGDQAQELRDEVELLEGASNPFDLEHYLKGNQTPVFFGSAINNFGVRELLEAFVELSPSPGPRHTTTRDISPEEGAFSGFVFKIQANMDPAHRDRIAFFRICSGKFTRGMKVRHHRIGKDISLSNATIFMAQDRSTVEEAYPGDIIGIHNHGTIKIGDTFTTKEELKFTGIPNFAPEHFRKVYLKNPLKVKQLQKGLIQLAEEGAVQVFRPLMGSDYIMGAVGVLQFDVTMARLKDEYGVDATYEGASFAAARWVVSDDKKKLDQFRKDQEINLAHDAEGNLTFLAQSAWRLSNAMEEWPEVTFLKTKEHN
- a CDS encoding DNA gyrase inhibitor YacG — encoded protein: MNMIKKVKCPKCGKEANFNDNPFRPFCSERCKIADLGAWAEEAYFIPGEDVDLEGECGDWSDEERSKRTYH
- a CDS encoding PilZ domain-containing protein, which gives rise to MPDEPLQEHKRRSLRVPIIVTRVRVDHEGNVFFGYAKNISKAGLFIQTINPKNIGERFNVEFCLPGESDLFSCTVEVIWKRDFPQSEKYEPGMGLKFINLSPVQADLLEAWINQDAEIVEESI
- a CDS encoding M48 family metalloprotease, producing MKNTLSLWLLFSAAILMASCASAPPTASDDSVREVRKRQSQKVMEISKNDVEAEIQFGQELSARILGKYRLYDDKKATRYINLIGKGLASYSSRPEIDFRFAIINTDMINAFAAPGGYIFITKGTLKMIENEAQLAGVLAHEIAHVTERHIVKELDIKGRDTSVGAGFAAILGGGTSETVRAAFTQLVDKASELLFDKGLKREDELASDTLSVMLISNAGYNPVAYKKLLEKVESKKAKKEKEVLSATHPSIVDRVGAIEKLIAEEGLDALNYADVKKRYGKYIKL
- a CDS encoding SH3 domain-containing protein: MKKISILLFIFMFLAVPSFAADLYVKSVKAKVLSKPSMRSKTIKTLSRGSKVSEIKRKGKWVMVEVNGKKGWISKYLVSKRPPMKRVSLLARGKNLEKTARKRASAFTSVAAARGLTDYDRARAGRKGYVVDFSALEQMEKINIDEMEALAFIEEGVSR
- a CDS encoding adenylate/guanylate cyclase domain-containing protein is translated as MKIFNINIKKALWGIGISLFIALIVDGLYMYGYLEGLERKSFDLRTEIVRADKKAHDDIVLVMIDEQSLVNLNPLVGSWPWPRQVYSELLAFFLDGGARSVVFDVLFTEYRDPLTDEGEVGDDDYSLIEATAESGNVFHAAQIMIDEEDEINKTLLNNPLPEKFVKAFSLQNIDKAAFETTPYNKFYLPIRELYEVSKGVGVVEFTPDGDNVYRRTRLFRHYQGNLFPVMSMAVILDVLQPEKVIRKESHILLGNLEVPLLEDGQYLINMYKNFKSYSISGVLSSASKLLQGEVDNLMFYPEDFENKIVIIGASAVGVEDLKATAMGMRVPGVMLHASLISNVLNEDFLHVIPKGQTRLIIYIGTILLGFLILAFRHLIFQVLVPVAAAVIYVTVAFSVFENNVVIDMVPPLVSVVAVWLGSFTYLYFSEGRDKRKVRKMLGQYVSPAVLTELEGSNSEFIKAEVGSKEHLSILFSDVRGFTTMSETLPAERVVEILNRYLSGMVDIIFLNQGTLDKFIGDAIMAFWGAPIKVSNHATLAVRTSIEMTRGLEAVNEDFAAKGYPRLKVGIGVHTGDVILGNIGSEKKLDYTVIGDHVNLTSRLEGLTKSYGCEVLITESTFGELEEGFPCRVVDNVRVKGKVEPIRIYSVLGLNDDSEEDLKLKRKICSYSEVAFNHYLNRNFEEALKMFSKLKTFLKEDRVSEIFIERCHACIEEPPEENWDGVFTMTTK